A genomic window from Montipora capricornis isolate CH-2021 chromosome 8, ASM3666992v2, whole genome shotgun sequence includes:
- the LOC138014075 gene encoding uncharacterized protein, with amino-acid sequence MRAAQAEKKDWKSELNKYLLAYRSTPHSTTGKSPAELLYGRKLSTKLPELAGFDDYDEATHPEVRDRDAERKQRGADYVDKRHNAADKPNVQEGELVLLEKRKETKLSTSYEKEPYEVIKRHGDQIKLKSSQGAVYKRNIQHVKRFVDPATDPVEPGSSDPVVSGVPEQPSGQEIVPNLTVEASATPVKEQSPVQAEPLPRRSGRVTRPPERLKDYVTL; translated from the coding sequence ATGAGGGCAGCCCAGGCTGAGAAAAAGGATTGGAAATCTGAATTGAACAAGTACCTCCTGGCGTATCGTTCCACCCCACACTCGACAACCGGTAAGAGTCCAGCAGAACTGCTGTATGGGCgaaaactgtcaacaaagttACCAGAGTTAGCCGGATTTGATGATTATGACGAGGCAACACACCCTGAGGTGCGGGATCGGGATGCTGAGAGAAAGCAGAGGGGCGCAGATTATGTTGACAAGAGACACAATGCAGCTGATAAGCCGAATGTACAGGAGGGAGAGTTGGTGCTGCTTGAGAAACGGAAAGAGACAAAGCTCTCAACAAGTTATGAGAAGGAGCCTTATGAGGTGATTAAACGTCATGGAGACCAAATCAAGTTAAAATCATCACAAGGGGCAGTGTATAAGAGAAACATCCAGCATGTCAAGCGATTTGTGGACCCAGCTACTGATCCAGTGGAACCAGGCTCTTCAGACCCGGTAGTAAGCGGTGTTCCTGAGCAGCCCTCTGGGCAGGAAATCGTGCCCAATCTAACAGTGGAGGCAAGTGCTACTCCAGTCAAGGAGCAAAGCCCAGTTCAGGCCGAGCCTTTACCAAGGAGGTCAGGGAGAGTCACTCGACCCCCCGAAAGACTAAAAGATTATGTCACCCTGTAG